From a single Lewinella sp. LCG006 genomic region:
- a CDS encoding HAD-IIB family hydrolase — translation MSQSTTDNSIQLLSFDIDNTLIDLRSLKGNFPAIWEKYKDQHSTLLTYNTGRLYKDVLSLIKKGILPEPHFIISGVGTHIYDYQQGAVLKEFNEILDEGWNLELVEKTVASLPFPIEIQPRKYQHSYKRSYFFHNAEPRELRHAEQAFNAAGLNINLVYSGNKYFDVLPKWANKGNALQWLLKHLDLKTTQALVAGDSGNDAAMFELEGIRGIAVSNAREELYHVTKYLQVYHTEHPKDTGVVEGLVFYKVLPEEAIEVVQTLAPVPEAHFLRQQTDHPIHRQDTKYELILEGYHQAVAALKKNISPLGFLACPIEYNEAEGTDENYHSVWARDGAITVIGSLSLVNDPEIHQCQRQTLITLLDNISINGQIPANVRLSDQSPDYSGVGGICSIDSGLWVIIAFHDYVRATSDIDFLKEHITDLQRAMNWLSAHDSNNDALLEIPEAGDWTDLFGRSYHVLYDEVLWYRANVCFGRLLEILGDHSKAGDYMRWSQVIRKEIVTNFWPSTQQEIKQRFDFADQQYSLGDTKYLLAQITPFDFSWRCDSYGNILAYLYNVIDPEKAHKSLRFMLGVGMNDPFPIRNVYPEVSPGDPDWRAYYTVNLLNLPNHYHNGGIWPFIGAFWVQFIEKLGQHEMAMSELYKLALINKAGISSDWEFTEWAHGKTGNPMGKVYQAWSAAQYIAACHQLKIV, via the coding sequence ATGAGCCAATCTACGACAGACAATTCTATTCAACTGCTCTCCTTTGACATCGACAATACACTCATTGATCTGAGGAGTCTCAAAGGGAATTTCCCCGCCATCTGGGAAAAATACAAGGATCAGCACAGTACGTTATTGACTTACAATACCGGACGGCTTTACAAAGATGTGCTCAGCCTTATTAAAAAAGGTATTCTACCCGAACCTCACTTCATCATCAGCGGCGTAGGCACCCACATTTATGATTACCAGCAGGGAGCCGTGCTAAAAGAATTCAATGAAATTCTGGATGAAGGCTGGAACCTGGAATTGGTAGAAAAAACCGTTGCTTCGCTTCCTTTTCCCATCGAAATTCAGCCCCGCAAGTACCAACATAGCTACAAGCGCAGCTACTTCTTTCACAATGCCGAACCCAGGGAACTTCGTCATGCTGAACAAGCATTTAACGCTGCTGGTCTCAATATCAACCTGGTCTATTCCGGCAACAAATACTTTGACGTACTCCCTAAATGGGCCAACAAAGGGAATGCTTTGCAGTGGTTACTCAAACACCTTGACCTCAAGACAACCCAAGCTTTGGTAGCTGGTGACAGTGGTAACGATGCCGCCATGTTTGAGCTAGAGGGCATTCGAGGGATCGCCGTAAGCAACGCCCGGGAAGAACTTTACCATGTTACCAAGTATTTGCAAGTTTACCATACCGAACACCCAAAAGATACTGGAGTAGTGGAAGGATTGGTCTTTTACAAAGTACTCCCCGAAGAGGCTATAGAAGTTGTACAAACACTCGCCCCCGTCCCCGAAGCACACTTTCTGCGCCAGCAAACGGATCACCCTATTCATCGCCAGGACACTAAGTATGAGTTGATTCTCGAAGGTTACCACCAAGCGGTGGCAGCATTGAAAAAAAATATCTCTCCACTTGGCTTTCTTGCTTGCCCCATTGAGTACAATGAAGCCGAAGGTACTGATGAAAACTACCACTCGGTTTGGGCTCGCGATGGAGCTATTACCGTTATTGGCTCCCTGAGTCTAGTCAATGACCCAGAAATCCATCAATGCCAACGTCAAACGCTCATTACCCTGTTGGACAATATCTCCATCAACGGCCAAATTCCTGCCAACGTCCGTTTGTCTGACCAAAGCCCAGACTATTCTGGGGTGGGTGGCATTTGTTCTATTGATAGTGGTCTGTGGGTGATTATCGCCTTTCACGATTACGTGCGTGCTACTAGTGATATCGATTTTTTAAAAGAACACATTACGGACTTGCAAAGAGCGATGAACTGGCTCAGCGCTCACGACTCCAACAATGATGCACTTTTAGAAATCCCTGAGGCTGGCGACTGGACCGATCTTTTCGGGCGCAGCTACCACGTCCTTTACGACGAAGTACTATGGTACCGAGCCAATGTCTGCTTTGGTCGGCTACTGGAGATACTTGGAGATCACAGCAAAGCAGGAGACTACATGCGCTGGTCGCAGGTGATCCGCAAGGAGATTGTCACCAACTTCTGGCCCAGTACCCAGCAAGAAATCAAACAACGATTTGATTTTGCCGACCAGCAATATTCCTTAGGTGACACTAAGTATCTACTTGCTCAAATAACGCCTTTCGATTTTAGCTGGCGTTGTGATAGCTATGGTAATATCCTGGCGTACCTCTACAATGTCATTGACCCGGAAAAAGCCCACAAATCGCTTCGGTTTATGCTGGGAGTAGGCATGAACGACCCCTTCCCTATCCGCAATGTCTACCCAGAAGTGAGCCCAGGAGACCCAGATTGGCGAGCTTACTATACGGTAAACTTATTGAACCTGCCCAACCACTATCACAATGGTGGCATTTGGCCTTTTATTGGTGCTTTCTGGGTACAGTTTATTGAAAAACTCGGACAACACGAGATGGCCATGAGTGAGCTCTACAAACTGGCACTCATCAACAAGGCAGGCATCAGCAGTGATTGGGAATTTACCGAGTGGGCACATGGCAAAACCGGCAACCCTATGGGCAAAGTCTATCAAGCATGGTCGGCCGCACAATACATTGCAGCTTGCCATCAACTCAAAATTGTCTAA
- a CDS encoding glycosyltransferase, translating to MKSILMISLHGYVAAEPELGKPDTGGQVVYVLELADRFSRLGKRVDLLTRQFEDQPEYDEVNENYKVWRIPFGGKEFIRKEDMHDHLGQFVTNTLAAIRKSGKQYDIIYTHYWDAGWAGQKIAEELGISHVHTPHSLGWWKQHSMGNDMDEKKMEATYRFKERIRKEYFVYQMCNHVVATTIPQVELLTKQYDMLARNCSMIPPGIDENRFTPVPSREVDRIRQQHDMEPFDILILGRMAHNKGYDLMLKAMPTILELKPEARLVAAVGGDGSKQDSKGVAKLKALAKELGITDKIIWKNYISDEDLANIYRAASIFAMPSRYEPFGMVAIEAMACGTPAVITVHGGLKDLLDFGNQGLFADPHRPLEFGTICAMPLLYQQLRNELSVEGARFARRNFGWTGIAKRMLQIFDQSINRQYSESNIFTS from the coding sequence ATGAAATCCATTTTAATGATCTCTCTCCACGGATACGTTGCCGCTGAACCGGAATTAGGCAAACCCGATACGGGCGGCCAGGTTGTCTACGTCTTAGAATTAGCCGACCGCTTCAGCCGCCTGGGCAAAAGGGTTGACTTATTGACCCGCCAGTTTGAAGACCAACCCGAATACGACGAAGTTAACGAAAACTACAAGGTCTGGCGTATCCCATTTGGAGGCAAAGAATTCATTCGCAAAGAAGATATGCACGACCATCTTGGTCAGTTTGTCACCAATACCTTGGCTGCGATCCGCAAGTCTGGCAAACAGTACGACATCATCTACACCCACTACTGGGACGCTGGCTGGGCGGGCCAAAAAATTGCCGAGGAATTAGGTATTTCTCACGTTCATACGCCTCACTCCCTGGGTTGGTGGAAGCAGCACTCCATGGGTAACGATATGGACGAAAAGAAGATGGAAGCAACTTACCGCTTCAAGGAAAGAATAAGAAAGGAGTATTTTGTTTACCAAATGTGTAATCACGTAGTGGCGACTACTATTCCACAGGTTGAGTTGCTCACCAAGCAGTACGACATGTTGGCCCGGAACTGTTCCATGATCCCTCCGGGAATCGACGAAAATCGCTTTACGCCTGTCCCTTCCCGCGAGGTCGACCGGATCCGGCAACAGCACGATATGGAGCCTTTTGACATTCTGATCCTGGGACGGATGGCCCACAACAAAGGCTATGATTTAATGCTCAAAGCCATGCCTACCATTCTGGAGCTAAAACCCGAAGCTCGTCTTGTAGCAGCAGTAGGCGGCGACGGCTCGAAACAGGATAGCAAGGGCGTTGCCAAACTCAAGGCACTGGCCAAGGAATTAGGCATTACCGATAAAATTATCTGGAAAAACTACATCTCCGATGAGGACCTCGCCAACATTTACCGGGCCGCCAGCATTTTTGCGATGCCCTCCCGGTACGAGCCTTTCGGTATGGTGGCTATCGAAGCTATGGCCTGTGGTACTCCTGCCGTAATTACCGTACACGGTGGCCTGAAAGACCTCCTGGATTTCGGCAACCAAGGCTTGTTTGCTGATCCGCACCGCCCGCTGGAGTTTGGCACGATCTGCGCCATGCCCCTGCTCTACCAGCAGCTTCGCAATGAACTTTCGGTAGAAGGTGCCCGCTTCGCTCGCCGCAATTTCGGTTGGACAGGGATCGCGAAACGCATGCTTCAAATTTTTGATCAGTCCATCAATCGGCAGTATTCGGAGTCGAATATTTTCACTTCTTAG
- a CDS encoding phosphatase PAP2 family protein: MKALYYRSAPFLGFYLMVLVPVLFLWKYFGKGQIHLFINRYHSPFFDQFFYWITKLGEPLVACTVLIGLLFLKYRYSLILGLSTGICALVVGILKAIVVDDMRPFKFFQYFNAPLHFVEGVRLHEYNTFPSGHTTLAFSFFLLLSAFFQKSWLSAVFFLLALLVAYSRMYLSMHFLADVWVGSVLGISIAVGVYQLVTYHPWFTNRKWWDGKWEL; encoded by the coding sequence TTGAAAGCCCTCTACTACCGTAGTGCTCCATTTTTAGGGTTTTACCTGATGGTACTCGTACCTGTGCTATTCCTTTGGAAGTATTTTGGCAAAGGGCAAATCCATCTTTTCATCAATCGTTATCACTCCCCTTTTTTCGATCAGTTCTTCTACTGGATCACAAAGTTGGGGGAACCGCTGGTGGCTTGTACGGTATTGATCGGCCTATTGTTTCTCAAATATCGCTACAGTCTGATCCTGGGCCTGAGTACGGGGATTTGTGCCCTGGTAGTAGGCATTCTCAAAGCGATTGTCGTAGATGATATGCGCCCCTTCAAATTCTTCCAGTATTTCAATGCGCCACTGCATTTTGTAGAAGGAGTGAGGCTGCACGAATACAATACTTTCCCCTCCGGCCATACTACCTTGGCTTTTAGCTTCTTTTTACTACTGAGTGCTTTTTTTCAAAAGTCGTGGCTTTCCGCCGTGTTCTTTTTGTTGGCACTGCTGGTTGCGTACTCCCGGATGTACCTGTCCATGCACTTCCTGGCGGATGTGTGGGTGGGTTCGGTTTTGGGCATCAGCATAGCGGTTGGGGTGTATCAACTGGTGACGTATCATCCATGGTTTACGAATAGGAAATGGTGGGATGGGAAATGGGAATTATAG
- a CDS encoding ArnT family glycosyltransferase has protein sequence MPLLQKTPSTTKSLLLLALLAAVVFLPYLGSVHLFDWDEINFAEAAREMLATGEYSYVQINYEPFQEKPPLFFWLQALSMKAFGVNEFAARLPNALCGVLSLITLFSMGTRWHDRRFGWWWAGLYAASLLPHFYFKSGIIDPWFNLFIFAGIYFLIRAHQEPLRGVRLMALSGLFIGLGVMTKGPVALLIFGLVYLIYWASNRFKGLLPWSQIWSFTGSFLAVGASWFLVEVVRGRGEVVLDFIVYQIRLLQTQDAGHGGPFYYHFIVLLLGCFPASLFFLYAYRKPMAKEEVAKWMKILFWVVLLLFSLVRTKIVHYSSLCYFPLTYLGALGLYHWQKDGTSFPAWLKWSIGLIGTLLGLLFTALPLVDRYKTAIIESGLIKDRFAVANLQADVYWGGWEWLLGILFWLGIMVSLFMLDRSRRAIVGLLVTCLLGLELLSLVYIPKVEQYSQGAAIAFYESKQEEDCYLLTVGFKSYAHLFYGLKPPPTHPRHADKEWLLSGESDKPVYVVTKNIRKEEQLNWHPQLKVLYEKNGFVFMQVEAL, from the coding sequence TTGCCCCTTCTCCAAAAAACTCCCAGTACAACCAAAAGCCTACTCCTCCTGGCCCTGCTTGCGGCCGTGGTCTTTCTGCCCTACCTGGGTAGTGTGCATCTCTTCGACTGGGATGAGATCAACTTTGCGGAAGCGGCGCGTGAAATGCTGGCCACCGGCGAGTATTCCTACGTACAGATCAACTACGAGCCTTTTCAGGAAAAGCCTCCCTTGTTTTTCTGGCTACAAGCCCTGAGTATGAAGGCTTTTGGCGTCAATGAATTTGCGGCGCGACTGCCCAATGCGCTTTGTGGTGTCCTCAGTTTGATAACCTTGTTCAGCATGGGTACTCGCTGGCACGATCGGCGCTTTGGTTGGTGGTGGGCCGGGCTTTATGCGGCTTCCCTCCTACCCCATTTTTATTTCAAATCCGGGATCATCGACCCCTGGTTCAACCTCTTCATTTTTGCGGGTATCTATTTCCTCATTCGGGCGCACCAGGAGCCGCTGCGTGGGGTGCGCCTGATGGCCCTGAGTGGGTTGTTTATCGGTTTGGGGGTGATGACGAAAGGGCCAGTGGCTTTGCTCATTTTCGGACTTGTTTACCTCATCTATTGGGCCAGTAATCGCTTCAAAGGCTTGCTACCCTGGTCGCAAATATGGAGCTTTACGGGTAGCTTCCTGGCCGTAGGAGCTTCCTGGTTTTTGGTAGAAGTAGTCAGAGGTCGCGGCGAAGTTGTACTGGATTTTATCGTCTACCAAATTCGCTTGTTGCAAACACAGGATGCTGGCCACGGAGGGCCCTTCTACTACCATTTTATTGTCTTGCTATTGGGCTGTTTTCCCGCCTCCCTTTTCTTCCTGTATGCTTATCGCAAACCAATGGCCAAGGAAGAGGTGGCTAAATGGATGAAGATCTTATTTTGGGTGGTACTCTTGCTGTTTTCGCTGGTTCGAACCAAGATCGTTCATTACTCTTCGCTATGTTATTTCCCTCTCACCTACCTGGGTGCGCTGGGGCTGTATCACTGGCAGAAAGACGGCACCTCTTTTCCTGCATGGCTCAAATGGAGCATTGGCCTGATTGGCACCCTATTGGGACTACTTTTCACCGCCTTGCCGCTGGTGGATCGCTACAAAACGGCTATTATTGAAAGCGGCCTGATCAAGGATCGCTTTGCGGTGGCCAACCTTCAGGCCGACGTTTACTGGGGTGGCTGGGAATGGTTGCTAGGCATCTTGTTTTGGTTAGGCATCATGGTGAGTCTATTTATGCTCGACCGTTCGCGACGAGCCATTGTAGGGCTTTTGGTCACTTGTTTGCTGGGCTTGGAGCTGCTAAGCCTGGTTTACATTCCCAAAGTAGAGCAATACAGCCAGGGGGCCGCCATCGCATTTTACGAAAGTAAACAAGAGGAAGATTGCTACCTGCTTACGGTTGGTTTCAAAAGCTATGCCCACTTATTTTATGGTCTAAAACCACCTCCCACCCATCCTCGGCATGCCGACAAAGAATGGCTCCTTTCCGGGGAATCCGATAAGCCCGTCTACGTCGTCACCAAAAACATCCGCAAGGAAGAACAGCTGAATTGGCATCCACAATTGAAGGTACTTTACGAAAAGAATGGCTTTGTATTTATGCAGGTGGAGGCACTTTAA